From Fusobacterium varium:
AATATGGAAAAAAGAAAAATATTAATGATAGGTTATAATTTTTTTGGTTATGAATTAGAAATTATAGAAGAATTAAAAAAAAATTATGAAGTAGAGTTTATAGATATAAGTATGAATTTTATAGAAAAGGGGCTTTTGCGTGTAGTCAATTTATTCTTAAAAAAATATTTTTTTGATGTAGAAAAAAAACTGATAGAAAAAAAGACAAAATTATTAAAAAATATAAATAAAGAAGAAAAAATATATATATTATTTGTATTAGGATGTTGGTATAATCCATCTCCTACATTTTTTTCTTATATTGATAAAAATTTGAAAATAGAAAAGAAAATTTTATATATTTGGGATACTGTAAGAGGAATAAGAGATTTTAATAATTATAGAAAAAACTTTGATGAAGTATTTTCCTTTGATAAAGAAGAAAGTGAAAAATATAATTTAGTTTTTAGACCAACTTTTTATTCAAAACGACTAAGAAAATTAAAAAAAATAAAAGTAGAAGAAATTTATGAAATTTCTTTTATAGGTGGTTTTACAGAAGAAAGATACACATTAATAAAAAAATATATAAGCATTTTTTCAAAAAAATATATTTATATTTTTGTTCCTTCCATTAAAGAATATTCAAAAATGTTATTTAATTGTAAATATGATTTAAAAATGATATTTCCTTTTATAGTAAAAAAAGAAAAATACAATAAAATATTATATAAATCTAAAATTATTTTAGACTTAGTTAGATTTAATCAAACAGGATTAACCCAAAGAATATTTGATGCTTTATATTTACAAAAAAAAATAATAACAACAAGTACTTCTGTAAAGAATTATGATTTTTATAATTCCAATAATATATTAGTTATAAATGAAAATACTACAAGCAAAGAAATAGAAGATTTCAAAAGAAAAGAATACATAGAAATAGATAAAAAAATAATAGATTACTATTCAATAGAAAGATGGGGAGAAGATATTTTTAAATAATTGGAGGTTTTTATGAAGGGGATAATATTAGCAGGTGGAAGTGGAACAAGACTTTATCCAATAACAAAATCAATATCTAAACAAATAACACCAATATATGATAAACCAATGATATATTATCCTTTATCAGTTTTAATGTTGGCAGGAATAAAGGATATCTTGGTTATTTCTACACCAAGGGATCTTCCAATGTTTGAAGAATTATTGAAAAGTGGTTCAGATTTTGGTATATCTCTAAGTTATGCAGTACAGGAACAGCCTAATGGCTTAGCAGAAGCATTCTTGATAGGAGAAAATTTTATTGGAAATGATTCATGTGCTTTAGTCCTTGGAGACAATATATTCTATGGGCATGGATTTACAGGGATGTTAAAAGAAGCTGAAGCAAGGAAAAAAGGAGCAACAATATTTGGATATTATGTACAAAATCCTAGAGATTTTGGAGTAGTAGAATTTGATGAAAATAATAGAGCGATATCATTAGAGGAAAAGCCAGAGAATCCAAAATCTAATTATGCAGTACCTGGATTATATTTTTATGATAATACAGTAGTAGAAAAAGCTAAGAAAGTAAAACCTTCAAAAAGAGGGGAACTTGAAATAACAACACTAAATGAAATGTATCTTAATGAAGGAACTCTAAATGTAACAAGTCTAGGAAGAGGAATGGCATGGCTTGATACAGGAACACATGAAGCACTTTTAGAAGCAGCAAACTATGTAAAAACAATTCAAAGCAGACAGGGAGTAATGGTAGCCTGTCTTGAAGAAATTGCATATAGAAATGGGTGGATAACAAAAGAAAAAGTATGTGAATTAGCAAAACCATTGCTTAAATCTAAATATGGAGAATACTTGATGGATCTTATCAGATAAATAAAGGGGAAGATATGAGTAAATTTAAAAAGATAGAAACAGAAATAGAAGGTTTATACATATTAGAGCCAACTGTATTTGGTGATGAAAGAGGATTTTTTCTGGAAACATACAACAAAAAAGAATTTGAAGAAATAGGGATATTTGAAGAGTTTGTGCAAGATAATCATTCTAAATCTAAAAAAGGTGTACTAAGAGGGCTTCATTTTCAAACTAAACATTCTCAGGGAAAACTTGTAAGAGTGATAAAAGGTTCTGTATATGATGTAGCTGTAGATATTAGAAAAGGCAGCAGTACATATGGAAAATGGTATGGAATAGAATTAAGCGCAGAGAATAAGAAAATATTTTTCATACCAAAAGGATTTGCTCATGGATTCTTGACTTTAGAAGATGATACGGAATTTCAATATAAGTGTACAGATTTTTATGCACCTCAATATGATTCAGGAATAATGTGGAATGATAAAGATATAAATATCAATTGGAATTTTGAAAAATATGGTTTAAAAGAAGAGAATATAGTTCTATCTGAAAAAGATAAGAAACATCAATCTTTTAAAGAATATATAGATATCAATAAAGAAAACAAAATAGTCCAAACTAGATGACGGTAAATTGGAAAAAGTGATTAATAAAAAAATATCACATTGAAAAAGTAAGATAGATAGATTTATGAATGAATTAAAGGAAAATAAATGAAAGTTAAAAGTATAAAAGTAAATTTTATTTTAAATGTTTTAAGATTATTTTTAGGAGCTTTTTTTTTACTGATAACGATTCCATATACCACTAGAACCTTAGGAAGTGAAGCTTTAGGAAAAGTTGAATATATAAATTCAATTATTACTTATTTTACTTTATTTACTGCTTTGGGAATACCAAGTTATGGAATAAGAGAAACAGCAAGAATTAGAGCTGATGAAAAAGAAAGAACTAAACTTGTTGTAGAATTAGGAACCATTCTCATAATAACTACAGTAGTAGGATATATTATTTTATATTTTTTTATAATTTATTTTAAAAATATTCAAAACCTAAGAATATTAATATTGATAATGAGTACAAGAATAATATTTAATAATATAGGTTTTGAATGGTTTTATCAAGGCATAGAAAATCAAGTTT
This genomic window contains:
- the rmlA gene encoding glucose-1-phosphate thymidylyltransferase; its protein translation is MKGIILAGGSGTRLYPITKSISKQITPIYDKPMIYYPLSVLMLAGIKDILVISTPRDLPMFEELLKSGSDFGISLSYAVQEQPNGLAEAFLIGENFIGNDSCALVLGDNIFYGHGFTGMLKEAEARKKGATIFGYYVQNPRDFGVVEFDENNRAISLEEKPENPKSNYAVPGLYFYDNTVVEKAKKVKPSKRGELEITTLNEMYLNEGTLNVTSLGRGMAWLDTGTHEALLEAANYVKTIQSRQGVMVACLEEIAYRNGWITKEKVCELAKPLLKSKYGEYLMDLIR
- the rmlC gene encoding dTDP-4-dehydrorhamnose 3,5-epimerase; amino-acid sequence: MSKFKKIETEIEGLYILEPTVFGDERGFFLETYNKKEFEEIGIFEEFVQDNHSKSKKGVLRGLHFQTKHSQGKLVRVIKGSVYDVAVDIRKGSSTYGKWYGIELSAENKKIFFIPKGFAHGFLTLEDDTEFQYKCTDFYAPQYDSGIMWNDKDININWNFEKYGLKEENIVLSEKDKKHQSFKEYIDINKENKIVQTR